GTAGTCACTGCCGCTGTCGGCCAGCTTGTTGCCCACGTGAGCCAGCACGTGCACCGCGTCACCCAGCAGGCGGTTAGCTTCGTCCGCTTCGCACAGCGACAGGAACTCCAGGAACAGCGGCACGTAGTCCGGCAGCTCTTCGCTCACCGGCTCGAAGCCATGCGCCTTGTACTCCTCGATCAGATCCACCATGGCCTGGCCGCGGGCGCGGTCCTCGCCGTGGATGTGCTCGAACAGGTGCAGCGAGTGCGAGGGGTTGCGGTCGAATATCTGCACGTAGTCCTGCTGCAGCTCGATCAGCTCGCCTGCGGCCAACCTTTGCAGCAGCGGCTCGGCATTGCGCGCCACTTCCTCCTCGCCGGCCAGTACGGCGCGAATCTCGGGCAGAGCCTCGACCAGCTCCGCCTGCGGGTAGCCCAGCAGTGCTGCCAGGGCGCGATAGATCATCGGGTTGTGCATGATCAGCCTCCTGCGTTGGCCTTGCGGTCACGACGCATGTCGTGGAACACGATGGGGGTGGCCTTCTTCTTGCCGAACAGGCTGGGCTCGGAAGTGCCGGTGGAGCAGCCGTTGCCAAAGCTGAAGCCGCAGCTGGCCTTGTCGTCGAAGGTGTTTTCCACCATCTCCTTGTGGCTGGACGGGATCACGAAACGGTCTTCGTAGTTGGCGATCGCCATCACCTGGTACATCTCTTCCACTTGCGGGCCACTGAGGTGGGTGCCTTTCAGGGTGGCCGGGTTAATCACCTTGTCCACGCTCTTGCTGCGCATGTAGCGGCGCATCGCCACCATGGTTTCCAGCGCCTTCACTACCGGCTCTTCCTTGCCGGCGGTCAGCAGGTTGGCCAGGTACTTGATCGGAATGCGCAGGTCCTTCACGTCCGGGATGATGCCGTTCTCGCCGATCAGGCCGTTTTCCAGCGCGGACTGGATCGGCGACAGCGGCGGGATGTACCACACCATCGGCAGCGTGCGGTATTCCGGATGCAGCGGGAAGGCTACCTTCCACTCCATGGCCATCTTGTACACCGGCGACTTCTGCGCGGCGGTGATCCAGGCTTCCGGAATGCCCTGCTTGCGCGCTTCGGCGATGATGTCCGGCGCGTTCGGGTCCAGGAACACGCCCAGCTGCGCCTCGTACAGGCTCTTCGGATCTTCCACGCTGGCGGCGGCTTCGATCTTGTCGGCGTCGTACAACAGCACGCCCAGGTAGCGGATGCGGCCAACGCAGGTCTCGGAGCACACGGTAGGCTGGCCGGCCTCGATACGCGGGTAGCAGAAGATGCACTTCTCGGCCTTGCCGGTGGTCCAGTTGTAGTAAATCTTCTTGTACGGGCAGCCGGACACGCACATGCGCCAGCCGCGGCACTTGTCCTGGTCGATCAGCACGATGCCGTCGTCTTCACGCTTGTAGATGGAGCCGGACGGGCAGCTGGCCACGCAGGCCGGGTTCAGGCAGTGCTCGCACAGGCGCGGCAGGTACATCATGAAGGTGTTCTCGAACGCCGAGTACATCTCCTTCTGGATGCCTTCGAACAGCGCATCCTTGGCGCGCTTGGAGAATTCGCCGCCCAGGTCGTCTTCCCAGTTCGGGCCCCATTCGATCTTGTCCATCTTCTTGCCGGTGAGCACCGACACCGGACGCGCGGTCGGCGGGGTGATCATTTCCGGTGCGTTCTGCAGGTGCTCGTAGTCGTAGGTGAACGGCTCGTAGTACTCGTCGATGGACGGCAGATTCGGGTTGG
This Vogesella sp. LIG4 DNA region includes the following protein-coding sequences:
- the narJ gene encoding nitrate reductase molybdenum cofactor assembly chaperone, coding for MHNPMIYRALAALLGYPQAELVEALPEIRAVLAGEEEVARNAEPLLQRLAAGELIELQQDYVQIFDRNPSHSLHLFEHIHGEDRARGQAMVDLIEEYKAHGFEPVSEELPDYVPLFLEFLSLCEADEANRLLGDAVHVLAHVGNKLADSGSDYAGVLAALVWLSPVAPEPLSVPPIRDMDEALETFGPGIDGVEPLLKPALPQIAPVNFYPKGSGPAACH
- the narH gene encoding nitrate reductase subunit beta gives rise to the protein MKIRAQIGMVLNLDKCIGCHTCSVTCKNVWTSRDGIEYAWFNNVETKPGIGYPKEWENQDKWQGGWVRRSDGKLEPRQGGKLKILANIFANPNLPSIDEYYEPFTYDYEHLQNAPEMITPPTARPVSVLTGKKMDKIEWGPNWEDDLGGEFSKRAKDALFEGIQKEMYSAFENTFMMYLPRLCEHCLNPACVASCPSGSIYKREDDGIVLIDQDKCRGWRMCVSGCPYKKIYYNWTTGKAEKCIFCYPRIEAGQPTVCSETCVGRIRYLGVLLYDADKIEAAASVEDPKSLYEAQLGVFLDPNAPDIIAEARKQGIPEAWITAAQKSPVYKMAMEWKVAFPLHPEYRTLPMVWYIPPLSPIQSALENGLIGENGIIPDVKDLRIPIKYLANLLTAGKEEPVVKALETMVAMRRYMRSKSVDKVINPATLKGTHLSGPQVEEMYQVMAIANYEDRFVIPSSHKEMVENTFDDKASCGFSFGNGCSTGTSEPSLFGKKKATPIVFHDMRRDRKANAGG